One Aegilops tauschii subsp. strangulata cultivar AL8/78 chromosome 7, Aet v6.0, whole genome shotgun sequence genomic window carries:
- the LOC120969481 gene encoding uncharacterized protein, producing the protein MEAAEEVQIWAPILADPLDWPPSSVTIPLPSQVEEYFSYVYGTDGMGISKFAPEPDDDLGGTMSNLIVKEKWWRGLRGPRKRRIFPWGTGSMNFHRRKNNEHWTHEEVKKLVKGVKAYGVGRWTMVKSRYFSASVPDPAHLKDKWRNLLRACGVPCASQRKEKAQKTMFRPLDTELIQQIQGVAIDSASTSKMKKHRGKGTTS; encoded by the exons ATGGAGGCCGCGGAAGAGGTGCAGATTTGGGCGCCGATTCTGGCAGACCCGCTCGATTGGCCTCCATCTTCTGTTACCATCCCTCTTCCAAGCCAG GTGGAAGAATATTTCAGTTATGTGTATGGCACTGATGGCATGGGAATCAGCAAATTTGCACCAGAGCCCGATGATGATTTGGGAGGTACCATGTCAA ACCTCATAGTAAAGGAAAAATGGTGGCGTGGCCTACGAGGTCCTCGCAAGAGGAGGATATTTCCTTGGGGAACCGGAAGCATGAATTTTCACCGTCGAAAGAACAACGAACATTGGACACATGAAGAAGTGAAGAAGCTGGTTAAGGGTGTCAAGGCATATGGTGTTGGGCGATGGACTATGGTGAAGAGTCGCTACTTCTCAGCATCAGTTCCAGACCCAGCACATCTCAAG GACAAATGGAGGAATCTTCTGAGGGCTTGTGGGGTACCGTGCGCCTCTCAAAGGAAG GAAAAGGCACAGAAGACTATGTTCCGACCCTTAGATACAGAGTTGATCCAACAGATCCAAGGGGTGGCTATCGATTCAGCCTCCACATCCAAAATGAAGAAACACCGTGGGAAAGGAACAACTAGCTGA